In Kordiimonas pumila, a single genomic region encodes these proteins:
- a CDS encoding metalloregulator ArsR/SmtB family transcription factor codes for MSPLTFYKCLSDDTRLKSLLLITVKGELCVCHLQSALDLSQPKISRHLAELRKCGLLQDERRGKWVYYQLNSNLPAWVRTILQMSVDNNEAYLKPCLNLLKQSSGGA; via the coding sequence ATGTCACCACTCACTTTTTATAAATGCTTGTCTGATGATACACGCTTAAAGTCTTTGTTGCTAATTACGGTTAAAGGTGAGTTATGCGTTTGCCATCTGCAATCTGCCCTAGACTTAAGCCAGCCCAAAATATCGAGGCACTTAGCCGAGTTAAGGAAATGTGGTTTGCTGCAAGATGAGCGTCGCGGCAAGTGGGTTTATTATCAGTTGAACTCAAACCTGCCAGCGTGGGTACGTACGATACTGCAAATGTCGGTTGATAATAATGAGGCATACCTAAAGCCGTGTCTAAATTTGTTAAAGCAGTCGTCAGGTGGCGCATGA
- a CDS encoding arsenate reductase ArsC yields MKILYICTHNRCRSILSEAVTNHKSQGTIIAKSAGSQPAGEVHPLSIRYLAEAGFPVTGLVSQSWDDHESFDPDVVITVCDSAAGETCPVWFGKAIKLHWGLEDPSKLKGTEQEVKAAFNNAIDVISERVDALRTVAELDRANWQSALRVLV; encoded by the coding sequence ATGAAAATTTTGTATATTTGCACTCATAACAGGTGCCGCAGTATTTTATCAGAGGCGGTTACGAACCATAAATCGCAGGGTACAATAATTGCAAAAAGTGCCGGAAGCCAGCCGGCAGGAGAAGTGCACCCGCTTTCCATCAGGTATCTGGCTGAGGCTGGCTTTCCTGTAACTGGGCTTGTCAGTCAGTCATGGGATGATCATGAAAGCTTTGACCCAGATGTTGTTATTACTGTTTGCGATTCAGCTGCCGGAGAAACATGCCCAGTGTGGTTTGGTAAAGCCATAAAACTGCACTGGGGGCTTGAAGATCCCTCTAAACTAAAAGGGACAGAGCAGGAAGTGAAGGCTGCATTCAATAATGCGATCGATGTTATTTCTGAAAGAGTAGATGCTTTGCGGACTGTTGCTGAACTAGATAGAGCAAACTGGCAATCTGCGCTTAGGGTATTGGTGTAA